In Tachysurus vachellii isolate PV-2020 chromosome 1, HZAU_Pvac_v1, whole genome shotgun sequence, a genomic segment contains:
- the vrk3 gene encoding inactive serine/threonine-protein kinase VRK3, whose translation MTCYYCPQCGSKLQPGFKFCPSCGEKLPCLLEPPEHTHTDGATQPDPVIKLSSLVQTQSITGTDASGDPSSSSSTSSLSSSSQSALKRSPIRTTRRSAMRKSCSLSTSPRPSAAKDQNAVTSPWKRKASPEKKKEEEQTNVSCQTPQTPPSGKVKRMKRASAVAPVQEGLELCDQSGKKWRLGKLLSQTDLELTYEVQQVGVRSTSNDLKHIMRLGAKDGQLFNEQNFLQRAAKPAAVEKWMKIHSLNFLGIPSSVGFGLHETYRFLIFPDMGCTLQSVLDKQTSLNEREVLKLALRLLDALEFIHENEYVHADIDAGNVSIRTQGDSQVFLSGFGHAFRFCPGGKHVEYREGSRMPHQGNLNFISVDSHKGAGPSRRSDLQSLGFCLLFWLTGTLPWSPITQSGSAVSAQKERYMTDIPGLMRHCFKMKKVSGALQSYMSQVMSLHYTEKPNYSELKLGLTEALKQLAGSLKEPLAFS comes from the exons ATGACTTGTTATTACTGTCCACAATGCGGCTCGAAACTGCAGCCTGGCTTTAAGTTTTGTCCTTCGTGTGGAGAAAAACTGCCCTGTCTGTTAGAgcctcctgaacacacacacactgatgggGCAACACAACCGGATCCGGTGATCAAGCTCAGCTCACTGGTGCAGACTCAGAGCATCACTGGGACAG ATGCTTCAGGAgatccctcctcctcctcctccacttccTCCTTATCCTCCTCTTCCCAATCAGCACTGAAACGCTCTCCCATCAGAACCACACGCAGATCCGCCATGAGGAAATCCTGCAGTCTGTCCACGTCACCCAGACCTTCAGCAGCCAAGG ATCAGAACGCTGTTACATCTCCATGGAAACGGAAAGCGTCCccggaaaagaaaaaggaggaagagCAAACGAATGTGTCGTGTCAGACTCCTCAGACTCCACCCTCAG GTAAAGTTAAGCGCATGAAGCGAGCGAGTGCTGTGGCGCCTGTGCAGGAAGGACTGGAGTTATGTGACCAGTCAGGAAAGAAATGGAGACTCGGGAAGCTGTTGAGTCAGACGGACCTGGAGCTGACGTATGAGG TGCAACAGGTTGGTGTACGGAGCACATCTAATGACTTAAAACACATAATGAGGCTG GGTGCAAAAGATGGACAGCTGTTTAATGAACAGAATTTCCTCCAAAGAGCTGCTAAACCTGCTGCAG tggaGAAGTGGATGAAGATCCATAGTTTGAACTTTCTCGGAATCCCATCAAGTGTTGGTTTTGGTCTACATGAAacttacag GTTTTTGATATTTCCTGATATGGGCTGCACGCTGCAGTCAGTTCTGGACAAACAGACGAGTCTCAATGAGAGAGAAGTCCTGAAGCTGGCACTACGATTA CTGGATGCTCTGGAGTTCATCCATGAAAATGAGTATGTTCATGCAGACATCGATGCAGGAAACGTCTCCATCAGGACACAGGGCGATTCCcag GTTTTTCTTTCAGGGTTTGGTCACGCGTTCCGGTTCTGTCCTGGAGGGAAACATGTGGAATATCGGGAAGGCAGCCGGATGCCACACCAAGGAAACCTGAACTTCATCAGCGTAGATTCACACAAAGGGGCTg GTCCATCTCGGCGCAGTGATCTGCAGTCTCTGGGTTTCTGTCTACTCTTCTGGTTGACCGGCACGCTGCCCTGGAGTCCCATCACTCAGTCAGGCTCAGCTGTTTCTGCTCAGAAGGAAag GTACATGACTGATATTCCTGGATTAATGAGacactgttttaaaatgaagaaagttTCAg gtgcgtTACAGAGCTACATGTCCCAGGTGATGAGCCTGCATTACACAGAGAAGCCGAATTACTCAGAGCTGAAACTGGGGCTTACAGAGGCATTAAAACAGCTTGCTGGATCTCTGAAGGAGCCACTTGCGTTCAGCTAA
- the LOC132844002 gene encoding zinc finger BED domain-containing protein isoform X1, whose translation MAARKRSIVWSFFQAEDEKRVLCLLCMKTVLYFGHTTNMLRHLRAKHPNDFSALDKRKSTSGKSASNHNSGCVEVTVMMDEQQVEVPAEVGDAEMDGAIRGILCAAAGEAATEGETSGCEGEGRGTQEGSPAPTQTPTSRKWSAVWVHYRKVDQEKKALCLLCMEKIQHQSSTSNLIRHLQNKHPTEYAQLEEHSQKRPPKRKNEDPDYVPATSPKTRAAPANRIVPSQLSSSLTAVVDWSDGRRILERERELTEALRRVQQEEGRSLQQQRDLMQQIRELDAERRVLQNQKREQEDEHHRLKREKEELETIRMELQKEKEELHKEREELFKAKEEFRKEREELERQRQEIHREGHIQGQVSEFYNC comes from the exons ATGGCGGCACGAAAACGAAGCATAGTGTGGTCGTTTTTCCAAGCCGAGGATGAGAAAAGAGTATTATGTCTCCTTTGTATGAAAACGGTTTTATATTTCGGTCATACGACCAATATGCTTCGCCATTTACGAGCGAAACATCCGAATGATTTCTCCGCTTTGGACAAGAGAAAATCCACGTCGGGAAAAAGCGCATCCAACCATAATAGCGGCTGTGTGGAAG TGACCGTCATGATGGATGAGCAGCAAGTAGAAGTTCCGGCCGAGGTGGGAGACGCGGAGATGGACGGGGCAATCCGAGGAATCCTGTGTGCAGCTGCAGGAGAAGCGGCTACAGAAGGAGAGACATCTGGGTGCGAAGGCGAGGGCAGAGGGACTCAGGAGGGCAGCCCCGCCCCGACCCAAACCCCAACCTCACGCAAATGGAGCGCGGTGTGGGTTCACTACCGCAAAGTGGACCAGGAGAAAAAGGCTTTGTGTTTACTGTGCATGGAGAAGATCCAGCACCAGAGCAGCACCAGCAACCTCATTAGACACCTGCAGAACAAACATCCTACAGAGTATGCTCAGCTAGAGGAGCACTCACAGAAACGACCCCCCAAACGCAAAAATGAGGATCCTGATTACGTCCCTGCAACTTCGCCCAAAACCCGTGCTGCACCAGCCAACCGTATAGTCCCGTCTCAGCTTAGCAGCAGTCTCACGG CAGTAGTCGACTGGAGCGATGGGCGGAGGATCCTGGAGCGCGAGCGGGAGTTGACGGAGGCATTGAGGCGTGTGCAGCAGGAAGAAGGGCGAAGTTTGCAGCAGCAGAGGGATTTAATGCAGCAGATCCGAGAGCTGGATGCAGAACGGCGAGTGCTTCAGAACCAGAAACGTGAGCAGGAGGACGAACATCACAGACTGAAGAGGGAAAAGGAGGAGCTGGAAACCATCAGGATGGAGCTccagaaagaaaaggaagaactcCATAAGGAGAGGGAGGAGCTGTTTAAGGCCAAGGAGGAGTTTCGTAAAGAGAGGGAGGAGCTGGAGAGGCAAAGACAGGAAATTCATAGAGAGGGACACATACAGGGCCAAGTGTCTGAGTTTTACAACTGTTGA
- the gfod2 gene encoding glucose-fructose oxidoreductase domain-containing protein 2, translating to MLPGVGVFGTGQTVRSLVPLLQAEGFPVQAVWGRTQEEAERLANELNIPFSTSQSDDVLLRQEVHLVCILTPPPHTRQIAVKALGIGKNVISEQAATLTDACLMVTAAQYYPQLMSIMNNALRFLPAFVLMKRLLAEGYCGSLQVCEARVYGGSLLSQSYGWAWEELMGGGGLHTVGSCIIDLLNYLTGKRAERVHGMLRTFVRHGATGSGIRSVTADDYACFQLLITGGVVCNVTLNFNLPGADLHEVMLVGSSGRLVARSTELYGQRNSMEGEELLLCDNSSGAGPSVTGLKAMVNQLRLSFQAQEDRRSWVRQPIAMASTFEDGLYVQTVVDAIKRSNRTGEWENVDVRTEDVDPNQNHRTALN from the exons ATGTTGccgggtgtgggtgtgtttggaaCAGGGCAGACTGTACGCTCCCTGGTGCCCTTACTGCAGGCGGAAGGATTTCCTGTTCAGGCCGTCTGGGGCCGGACACAGGAGGAAGCGGAACGTCTGGCAAATGAGCTCAACATCCCATTCTCTACCAGCCAATCAGACGACGTCCTGCTGCGGCAGGAAGTCCACCTCGTGTGCATTCTGACGCCACCGCCACACACACGCCAGATCGCAGTGAAGGCATTGG GGATTGGAAAGAATGTGATCAGCGAGCAGGCTGCTACTCTAACGGATGCCTGCTTGATGGTGACGGCGGCGCAGTATTACCCGCAGCTCATGAGCATCATGAACAATGCTCTGCGCTTTCTGCCTGCCTTCGTCCTGATGAAGCGGCTGCTTGCGGAGGGGTACTGCGGGTCGCTGCAG GTGTGTGAAGCACGTGTGTACGGCGGCTCGTTGCTGAGCCAGTCGTATGGCTGGGCGTGGGAGGAGCTGATGGGCGGCGGTGGCCTGCACACAGTAGGTTCCTGCATCATCGACCTCCTGAACTACCTGACTGGGAAGCGGGCCGAACGTGTTCACGGCATGCTTAGGACCTTCGTGCGGCACGGCGCCACGGGCAGCGGCATTCGCTCCGTCACCGCTGACGACTATGCATGTTTTCAGCTACTCATAACAGGGGGCGTGGTCTGCAACGTGACGTTGAACTTTAACCTTCCGGGCGCTGATCTTCACGAGGTCATGCTGGTGGGATCGTCTGGGAGACTGGTGGCCAGGAGCACCGAGCTGTATGGCCAACGAAACAGCATGGAGGGGGAGGAGCTTCTTTTATGTGACAACAGCTCAGGGGCAGGGCCTTCGGTCACAGGACTGAAAGCGATGGTGAATCAGCTGCGTCTGTCCTTCCAGGCGCAGGAGGACCGGCGGTCCTGGGTGCGACAACCCATCGCCATGGCGTCCACGTTTGAGGACGGGCTGTACGTTCAGACGGTGGTGGACGCCATCAAACGGTCAAACCGCACTGGAGAGTGGGAGAACGTGGACGTCAGAACTGAGGATGTAGATCCCAATCAGAACCACAGAACCGCTCTGAACTGA
- the LOC132844002 gene encoding zinc finger BED domain-containing protein isoform X2, with translation MAARKRSIVWSFFQAEDEKRVLCLLCMKTVLYFGHTTNMLRHLRAKHPNDFSALDKRKSTSGKSASNHNSGCVEVTVMMDEQQVEVPAEVGDAEMDGAIRGILCAAAGEAATEGETSGCEGEGRGTQEGSPAPTQTPTSRKWSAVWVHYRKVDQEKKALCLLCMEKIQHQSSTSNLIRHLQNKHPTEYAQLEEHSQKRPPKRKNEDPDYVPATSPKTRAAPANRIVPSQLSSSLTVVDWSDGRRILERERELTEALRRVQQEEGRSLQQQRDLMQQIRELDAERRVLQNQKREQEDEHHRLKREKEELETIRMELQKEKEELHKEREELFKAKEEFRKEREELERQRQEIHREGHIQGQVSEFYNC, from the exons ATGGCGGCACGAAAACGAAGCATAGTGTGGTCGTTTTTCCAAGCCGAGGATGAGAAAAGAGTATTATGTCTCCTTTGTATGAAAACGGTTTTATATTTCGGTCATACGACCAATATGCTTCGCCATTTACGAGCGAAACATCCGAATGATTTCTCCGCTTTGGACAAGAGAAAATCCACGTCGGGAAAAAGCGCATCCAACCATAATAGCGGCTGTGTGGAAG TGACCGTCATGATGGATGAGCAGCAAGTAGAAGTTCCGGCCGAGGTGGGAGACGCGGAGATGGACGGGGCAATCCGAGGAATCCTGTGTGCAGCTGCAGGAGAAGCGGCTACAGAAGGAGAGACATCTGGGTGCGAAGGCGAGGGCAGAGGGACTCAGGAGGGCAGCCCCGCCCCGACCCAAACCCCAACCTCACGCAAATGGAGCGCGGTGTGGGTTCACTACCGCAAAGTGGACCAGGAGAAAAAGGCTTTGTGTTTACTGTGCATGGAGAAGATCCAGCACCAGAGCAGCACCAGCAACCTCATTAGACACCTGCAGAACAAACATCCTACAGAGTATGCTCAGCTAGAGGAGCACTCACAGAAACGACCCCCCAAACGCAAAAATGAGGATCCTGATTACGTCCCTGCAACTTCGCCCAAAACCCGTGCTGCACCAGCCAACCGTATAGTCCCGTCTCAGCTTAGCAGCAGTCTCACGG TAGTCGACTGGAGCGATGGGCGGAGGATCCTGGAGCGCGAGCGGGAGTTGACGGAGGCATTGAGGCGTGTGCAGCAGGAAGAAGGGCGAAGTTTGCAGCAGCAGAGGGATTTAATGCAGCAGATCCGAGAGCTGGATGCAGAACGGCGAGTGCTTCAGAACCAGAAACGTGAGCAGGAGGACGAACATCACAGACTGAAGAGGGAAAAGGAGGAGCTGGAAACCATCAGGATGGAGCTccagaaagaaaaggaagaactcCATAAGGAGAGGGAGGAGCTGTTTAAGGCCAAGGAGGAGTTTCGTAAAGAGAGGGAGGAGCTGGAGAGGCAAAGACAGGAAATTCATAGAGAGGGACACATACAGGGCCAAGTGTCTGAGTTTTACAACTGTTGA
- the acd gene encoding adrenocortical dysplasia protein homolog isoform X1 gives MRRCRTESEPTPWIEQMILNYSKEQQRCSSVRAHVVGVSDLTESQRTDASDACMLFLSDGTVFIPAVLSASAWEHMQELEERDTFSGLDNTTVSVRKFQLNFHTDPELTNCQFYLTVNQIVTVGRVSRHHRPPSCTMLPSVRQQILKTWRSLMKESSITSVCSQSGLPLSCLMGAWHNDIIMDLLNDAIKKIATPSAGHLGMATPTHWHRERLRCRGEESFSTPVSHLLIPEEQREMLTADPGVSSLSETPSGLVPPQVAEPMTQPITMQDGGRDLSTPASDRLEDGHQLTQNNTKAGRRGLSEVWCGGGGGESGDRESPWDLFDPADDLIGTSPYSLECHLEPLLQLDSCSQLVNESRIIGPPLQRPHPSPHSPAHQSDPTTTDLHQEPTITHTAAVCVEEKSLTEAPQKIPGHMSHTPPNKKSRVHSDGSSFSYTYDPCPNVTLALSQCKVPERLVQWAVAYLGTPRHTLIVSSGVELRKVAMLK, from the exons ATGCGGCGCTGCAGGACTGAGAGTGAACCGACTCCGTGGATCGAGCAGATGATTCTGAACTACAGCAAAGAGCAGCAGCGCTGTTCGAGCGTCAGAGCTCATGTAGTCGGG gtgagcgACTTGACCGAGTCTCAGCGCACGGATGCGAGTGATGCTTGCATGCTGTTCCTGTCTGATGGGACCGTGTTCATCCCTGCGGTGCTCAGTGCCTCAGCCTGGGAGCACATGCAGGA GTTAGAGGAGAGAGACACGTTTTCAGGGCTGGATAACACGACGGTGTCGGTGCGAAAATTCCAGCTGAACTTCCACACGGACCCAGAACTG ACGAACTGTCAGTTTTATCTCACTGTTAATCAGATCGTCACTGTGGGTCGAGTCAGTAGACATCACCGCCCCCCGAGCTG CACAATGCTGCCATCAGTCAGGCAACAAATCCTGAAGACGTGGCG CTCCCTCATGAAGGAGAGTTCAATCACTTCTGTGTGCTCACAGTCAG gaCTCCCACTTTCCTGTTTGATGGGGGCGTGGcacaatgacatcatcatgGACCTCCTGAATGATGCAATCAAGAAAATAGCCACACCCTCTGCAGGTCACCTGGGGAtggccacacccacacactggcACCGAGAGAGGCTTCGCTGCAGG GGTGAGGAGAGTTTCAGCACTCCTGTGTCTCATCTCCTCATCCCAGAGGAGCAGAGGGAGATGTTGACAGCTGATCCCG GTGTGTCGAGTTTGAGCGAAACTCCAAGTGGTCTGGTGCCTCCCCAAGTAGCTGAACCAATGACGCAGCCAATCACGATGCAAGATGGGGGCAGAGATTTGTCTACCCCGGCTTCCGATAGGCTGGAAGACGGGCATCAGCTCACCCAGAATAACACCAAAGCAGGTAGGAGAG GTCTCTCAGAGGTGTggtgtggaggaggaggaggagagagcgGAGACCGAGAGAGCCCCTGGGATTTATTTGATCCTGCTGATGACCTGATCGGAACTTCACCATATTCTTTAgagt GTCATCTGGAGCCACTCTTACAGCTGGACAGTTGCTCTCAGCTTGTTAACGAGTCCAGGATCATTGGTCCACCTCTTCAGAGACCACACCCATCTCCACATAGCCCCGCCCACCAGAGTGATCCGACAACCACAGACCTGCATCAGGAgccaacaatcacacacactgcagccgtGTGTGTAGAAGAAAAATCCCTAACAGAAGCTCCCCAAAAAATACCAGGCCACATGTCGCACACCCCTCCCAATAAAAAGAGCCGA GTCCATTCAGATGGAAGCAGTTTCTCATACACATATGATCCTTGTCCAAACGTCACATTGGCTCTCAGCCAGTGCAA agtccCAGAGCGCCTGGTGCAGTGGGCGGTGGCTTACCTGGGGACTCCTCGCCACACACTTATTGTCAGCAGCGGAGTGGAGCTGAGAAAGGTTGCAATGttgaaatga
- the LOC132844002 gene encoding zinc finger BED domain-containing protein isoform X3, with the protein MIHVTVMMDEQQVEVPAEVGDAEMDGAIRGILCAAAGEAATEGETSGCEGEGRGTQEGSPAPTQTPTSRKWSAVWVHYRKVDQEKKALCLLCMEKIQHQSSTSNLIRHLQNKHPTEYAQLEEHSQKRPPKRKNEDPDYVPATSPKTRAAPANRIVPSQLSSSLTAVVDWSDGRRILERERELTEALRRVQQEEGRSLQQQRDLMQQIRELDAERRVLQNQKREQEDEHHRLKREKEELETIRMELQKEKEELHKEREELFKAKEEFRKEREELERQRQEIHREGHIQGQVSEFYNC; encoded by the exons ATGATACACG TGACCGTCATGATGGATGAGCAGCAAGTAGAAGTTCCGGCCGAGGTGGGAGACGCGGAGATGGACGGGGCAATCCGAGGAATCCTGTGTGCAGCTGCAGGAGAAGCGGCTACAGAAGGAGAGACATCTGGGTGCGAAGGCGAGGGCAGAGGGACTCAGGAGGGCAGCCCCGCCCCGACCCAAACCCCAACCTCACGCAAATGGAGCGCGGTGTGGGTTCACTACCGCAAAGTGGACCAGGAGAAAAAGGCTTTGTGTTTACTGTGCATGGAGAAGATCCAGCACCAGAGCAGCACCAGCAACCTCATTAGACACCTGCAGAACAAACATCCTACAGAGTATGCTCAGCTAGAGGAGCACTCACAGAAACGACCCCCCAAACGCAAAAATGAGGATCCTGATTACGTCCCTGCAACTTCGCCCAAAACCCGTGCTGCACCAGCCAACCGTATAGTCCCGTCTCAGCTTAGCAGCAGTCTCACGG CAGTAGTCGACTGGAGCGATGGGCGGAGGATCCTGGAGCGCGAGCGGGAGTTGACGGAGGCATTGAGGCGTGTGCAGCAGGAAGAAGGGCGAAGTTTGCAGCAGCAGAGGGATTTAATGCAGCAGATCCGAGAGCTGGATGCAGAACGGCGAGTGCTTCAGAACCAGAAACGTGAGCAGGAGGACGAACATCACAGACTGAAGAGGGAAAAGGAGGAGCTGGAAACCATCAGGATGGAGCTccagaaagaaaaggaagaactcCATAAGGAGAGGGAGGAGCTGTTTAAGGCCAAGGAGGAGTTTCGTAAAGAGAGGGAGGAGCTGGAGAGGCAAAGACAGGAAATTCATAGAGAGGGACACATACAGGGCCAAGTGTCTGAGTTTTACAACTGTTGA
- the LOC132844002 gene encoding zinc finger BED domain-containing protein isoform X4, giving the protein MTVMMDEQQVEVPAEVGDAEMDGAIRGILCAAAGEAATEGETSGCEGEGRGTQEGSPAPTQTPTSRKWSAVWVHYRKVDQEKKALCLLCMEKIQHQSSTSNLIRHLQNKHPTEYAQLEEHSQKRPPKRKNEDPDYVPATSPKTRAAPANRIVPSQLSSSLTAVVDWSDGRRILERERELTEALRRVQQEEGRSLQQQRDLMQQIRELDAERRVLQNQKREQEDEHHRLKREKEELETIRMELQKEKEELHKEREELFKAKEEFRKEREELERQRQEIHREGHIQGQVSEFYNC; this is encoded by the exons A TGACCGTCATGATGGATGAGCAGCAAGTAGAAGTTCCGGCCGAGGTGGGAGACGCGGAGATGGACGGGGCAATCCGAGGAATCCTGTGTGCAGCTGCAGGAGAAGCGGCTACAGAAGGAGAGACATCTGGGTGCGAAGGCGAGGGCAGAGGGACTCAGGAGGGCAGCCCCGCCCCGACCCAAACCCCAACCTCACGCAAATGGAGCGCGGTGTGGGTTCACTACCGCAAAGTGGACCAGGAGAAAAAGGCTTTGTGTTTACTGTGCATGGAGAAGATCCAGCACCAGAGCAGCACCAGCAACCTCATTAGACACCTGCAGAACAAACATCCTACAGAGTATGCTCAGCTAGAGGAGCACTCACAGAAACGACCCCCCAAACGCAAAAATGAGGATCCTGATTACGTCCCTGCAACTTCGCCCAAAACCCGTGCTGCACCAGCCAACCGTATAGTCCCGTCTCAGCTTAGCAGCAGTCTCACGG CAGTAGTCGACTGGAGCGATGGGCGGAGGATCCTGGAGCGCGAGCGGGAGTTGACGGAGGCATTGAGGCGTGTGCAGCAGGAAGAAGGGCGAAGTTTGCAGCAGCAGAGGGATTTAATGCAGCAGATCCGAGAGCTGGATGCAGAACGGCGAGTGCTTCAGAACCAGAAACGTGAGCAGGAGGACGAACATCACAGACTGAAGAGGGAAAAGGAGGAGCTGGAAACCATCAGGATGGAGCTccagaaagaaaaggaagaactcCATAAGGAGAGGGAGGAGCTGTTTAAGGCCAAGGAGGAGTTTCGTAAAGAGAGGGAGGAGCTGGAGAGGCAAAGACAGGAAATTCATAGAGAGGGACACATACAGGGCCAAGTGTCTGAGTTTTACAACTGTTGA
- the acd gene encoding adrenocortical dysplasia protein homolog isoform X2 — protein sequence MRRCRTESEPTPWIEQMILNYSKEQQRCSSVRAHVVGVSDLTESQRTDASDACMLFLSDGTVFIPAVLSASAWEHMQELEERDTFSGLDNTTVSVRKFQLNFHTDPELTNCQFYLTVNQIVTVGRVSRHHRPPSCTMLPSVRQQILKTWRSLMKESSITSVCSQSGLPLSCLMGAWHNDIIMDLLNDAIKKIATPSAGHLGMATPTHWHRERLRCRGEESFSTPVSHLLIPEEQREMLTADPGVSSLSETPSGLVPPQVAEPMTQPITMQDGGRDLSTPASDRLEDGHQLTQNNTKAGLSEVWCGGGGGESGDRESPWDLFDPADDLIGTSPYSLECHLEPLLQLDSCSQLVNESRIIGPPLQRPHPSPHSPAHQSDPTTTDLHQEPTITHTAAVCVEEKSLTEAPQKIPGHMSHTPPNKKSRVHSDGSSFSYTYDPCPNVTLALSQCKVPERLVQWAVAYLGTPRHTLIVSSGVELRKVAMLK from the exons ATGCGGCGCTGCAGGACTGAGAGTGAACCGACTCCGTGGATCGAGCAGATGATTCTGAACTACAGCAAAGAGCAGCAGCGCTGTTCGAGCGTCAGAGCTCATGTAGTCGGG gtgagcgACTTGACCGAGTCTCAGCGCACGGATGCGAGTGATGCTTGCATGCTGTTCCTGTCTGATGGGACCGTGTTCATCCCTGCGGTGCTCAGTGCCTCAGCCTGGGAGCACATGCAGGA GTTAGAGGAGAGAGACACGTTTTCAGGGCTGGATAACACGACGGTGTCGGTGCGAAAATTCCAGCTGAACTTCCACACGGACCCAGAACTG ACGAACTGTCAGTTTTATCTCACTGTTAATCAGATCGTCACTGTGGGTCGAGTCAGTAGACATCACCGCCCCCCGAGCTG CACAATGCTGCCATCAGTCAGGCAACAAATCCTGAAGACGTGGCG CTCCCTCATGAAGGAGAGTTCAATCACTTCTGTGTGCTCACAGTCAG gaCTCCCACTTTCCTGTTTGATGGGGGCGTGGcacaatgacatcatcatgGACCTCCTGAATGATGCAATCAAGAAAATAGCCACACCCTCTGCAGGTCACCTGGGGAtggccacacccacacactggcACCGAGAGAGGCTTCGCTGCAGG GGTGAGGAGAGTTTCAGCACTCCTGTGTCTCATCTCCTCATCCCAGAGGAGCAGAGGGAGATGTTGACAGCTGATCCCG GTGTGTCGAGTTTGAGCGAAACTCCAAGTGGTCTGGTGCCTCCCCAAGTAGCTGAACCAATGACGCAGCCAATCACGATGCAAGATGGGGGCAGAGATTTGTCTACCCCGGCTTCCGATAGGCTGGAAGACGGGCATCAGCTCACCCAGAATAACACCAAAGCAG GTCTCTCAGAGGTGTggtgtggaggaggaggaggagagagcgGAGACCGAGAGAGCCCCTGGGATTTATTTGATCCTGCTGATGACCTGATCGGAACTTCACCATATTCTTTAgagt GTCATCTGGAGCCACTCTTACAGCTGGACAGTTGCTCTCAGCTTGTTAACGAGTCCAGGATCATTGGTCCACCTCTTCAGAGACCACACCCATCTCCACATAGCCCCGCCCACCAGAGTGATCCGACAACCACAGACCTGCATCAGGAgccaacaatcacacacactgcagccgtGTGTGTAGAAGAAAAATCCCTAACAGAAGCTCCCCAAAAAATACCAGGCCACATGTCGCACACCCCTCCCAATAAAAAGAGCCGA GTCCATTCAGATGGAAGCAGTTTCTCATACACATATGATCCTTGTCCAAACGTCACATTGGCTCTCAGCCAGTGCAA agtccCAGAGCGCCTGGTGCAGTGGGCGGTGGCTTACCTGGGGACTCCTCGCCACACACTTATTGTCAGCAGCGGAGTGGAGCTGAGAAAGGTTGCAATGttgaaatga